The Nyctibius grandis isolate bNycGra1 chromosome 3, bNycGra1.pri, whole genome shotgun sequence genome window below encodes:
- the DSEL gene encoding dermatan-sulfate epimerase-like protein, producing the protein MALMFTGHTLFLALMMFAVFTFEESVSNYSDWVTFIENVDQYEKQQLEGLSAEQKLKKTVLHPSLYFDAEDVQALRQKAHTSHSHLFRAIRSAVTVMLSNPLYYLPPPKHVDFAAKWNEIYGNNLPPLAFYCLLCPEDKAAFDFALEYMDRMAGYKNWLVENAPGDEVPLGHSLTGFATAFDFLYNSLEKERRQKYLEKIWSVSEEMYEYSKVRSWGKQLLHNHQATNMLALLIAALVAGVDKGSQANIWKHTVVDVMEKTMFLLDHIVDGSLDEGVAYGSYTAKSVTQYVFLAQRHFGINNLENNWLKMHFWFYYATLLPGFQRTVGIADSNYNWFYGPESQLVFLDKFIMKNGAGNWLAQQIRKHRPKDGPMVPSTAQRWSTLHTEFIWYAAEITPQPPPDYGTAKMHVFPNWGVVTYGAGLPNSQTNTFVSFKSGKLGGRAVYDIVHFQPYAWIDGWRSFNPGHEHPDQNSFTFAPNGQVFVSEALYGPKLSHLNNVLVFAPSPTSQCNQPWEGQLGECAQWLKWIGDEVGDSTGEIITASQAGDMMFVSGEAVSAYTSAMKLRSVYRVLLLLNSQTLLVVDHIEKEEDSPVNSVSAFFHNLDIDFKYIPYKFKNKYNGAMMDVWDAHYKMFWFDHHGSSPVARIQEAEQAAEFKKRWTQFVNVTFPMKNTLKRIVYLFYGPYVNVSNCRLIDNAKSGFQISLSVNNTENAISVVTEYQNLKTRFDYLGFGGFAKVVHENRVTKFGLGTEFVEKRTKNNRVVFPFGFKVNIIAGLILGVSLVILAFQWRFYISFSKMLRWILILVVTLWLIELVDVWSMCSQPICTKWSSDITRLEHDKGNKAKQLEGDPVVLPDVIITSLPASGAEILKQLFYNSSDFLYIRIPTPYIEIPETEFEIDSFVDPCEWKVSDIQNGHFLLIQGWLQSLVRGTKLHLQNIHLYEASRSKIAQHSAISKDKKKRSKKRESLSEQRSRARRSQDKDAEYIRELRRQLVYYPNARPVLSLSSGSWTLKLPFFQEILGPSMRALYVVRDPRAWIYSMLYKNKPSLYSLKNIPQRLAAMFKGENGKGKCSLNEGYAFEYESLRKELSNSDSNAVSVLSYLWLANTAAALRINRDLQPTNYQLVKFEDIVSFPQKTAETIFAFLGIPLPPASLNQILFATSTSLFYLPYEGEISPSSIQAWKQNMPNEEIRRIEDICCSLMDHLGYPKFIQ; encoded by the coding sequence ATGGCTCTGATGTTCACGGGGCATACTTTATTTCTAGCATTAATGATGTTTGCTGTCTTCACTTTTGAAGAATCTGTAAGCAATTACTCTGATTGGGTGACTTTCATAGAAAATGTAGATCAATATGAAAAACAGCAACTTGAAGGTCTTAGTGCTGAGcagaagttgaaaaaaacagttcttcATCCAAGCTTGTATTTTGATGCTGAAGATGTCCAGGCACTGAGGCAGAAGGCTCATACAAGCCATTCCCATCTATTTAGAGCCATCAGGAGTGCGGTGACGGTTATGCTATCCAACCCATTATACTACCTACCTCCACCCAAGCACGTTGATTTTGCTGCAAAGTGGAATGAGATTTATGGTAACAATCTGCCACCTCTAGCATTTTATTGTTTGCTGTGCCCTGAAGATAAAGCTGCATTTGATTTTGCCCTAGAGTATATGGATAGAATGGCTGGCTACAAAAACTGGTTGGTTGAGAATGCACCTGGAGATGAAGTGCCACTCGGTCACTCCCTAACAGGATTTGCCACTGCTTTTGACTTCTTGTATAATTCACTGGAAAAAGAGAGACGGCAAAAATACCTGGAGAAGATATGGTCTGTAAGTGAGGAAATGTATGAGTACTCAAAGGTTCGTTCCTGGGGAAAGCAGCTTCTCCATAATCACCAAGCAACCAATATGCTTGCTTTGCTTATCGCGGCTTTAGTTGCAGGGGTGGACAAAGGATCTCAGGCAAATATTTGGAAACACACTGTTGTTGATGTGATGGAGAAAACAATGTTTCTGCTCGATCATATTGTAGATGGATCCCTGGATGAGGGAGTAGCTTATGGGAGTTACACAGCTAAGTCAGTAACCCAATATGTTTTCCTGGCCCAGCGCCATTTTGGTATTAACAACTTGGAGAATAACTGGCTCAAAATGCACTTTTGGTTTTACTATGCCACCCTATTACCAGGCTTTCAGAGGACTGTGGGCATAGCAGATTCTAATTACAACTGGTTTTATGGTCCTGAGAGCCAACTGGTTTTCTTGGATAAGTTTATCATGAAGAATGGAGCTGGCAACTGGCTGGCACAGCAGATTAGAAAACACAGACCCAAGGATGGGCCAATGGTGCCATCCACTGCACAGAGGTGGAGCACACTACACACTGAATTTATATGGTACGCTGCTGAAATCACTCCTCAGCCGCCTCCTGACTATGGTACTGCTAAAATGCATGTGTTTCCGAACTGGGGAGTTGTTACTTACGGGGCTGGATTGCCAAACAGTCAGACAAACACCTTTGTGTCCTTTAAGTCTGGAAAACTCGGTGGACGTGCTGTCTATGATATTGTTCACTTTCAACCGTATGCCTGGATTGATGGGTGGAGAAGTTTCAATCCGGGACATGAACATCCCGATCAGAACTCTTTCACTTTTGCTCCCAATGGACAGGTGTTTGTATCTGAGGCTCTTTACGGACCTAAACTCAGCCACCTGAACAATGTCTTGGTCTTTGCTCCATCTCCTACAAGCCAGTGCAACCAGCCTTGGGAGGGACAGCTTGGTGAATGTGCCCAGTGGCTGAAGTGGATTGGTGATGAAGTTGGAGATTCAACTGGAGAAATTATAACAGCCTCCCAGGCTGGAGACATGATGTTTGTGAGTGGTGAGGCGGTATCTGCTTACACATCAGCAATGAAATTGAGAAGTGTGTATCGTGTTTTGCTGCTCTTAAATTCTCAGACATTGTTAGTAGTAGACCATATTGAGAAGGAGGAAGACTCTCCTGTTAATTCTGTCAGTGCCTTTTTTCACAATCTCGACATTGATTTTAAATACATACCCTATAAATTTAAGAACAAATACAATGGAGCTATGATGGATGTGTGGGATGCCCACTACAAGATGTTTTGGTTTGATCATCATGGGAGTAGTCCTGTTGCTAGGATACAGGAGGCAGAACAAGCTGCTGAATTCAAAAAGCGATGGACTCAGTTTGTAAATGTTACCTTTCCAATGAAAAACACACTTAAAAGGATTGTTTACCTTTTCTATGGCCCATATGTCAATGTTTCTAACTGCAGACTCATAGATAATGCAAAATCTGGATTTCAGATTTCACTCAGCGTCAACAACACTGAAAATGCCATCTCTGTTGTGACAGAATATCAGAATTTAAAGACAAGGTTTGATTACTTGGGATTTGGTGGTTTTGCCAAAGTAGTTCATGAAAACAGAGTGACGAAGTTTGGTCTCGGTACTGAATTTGTGGAAAAACGGACAAAAAATAATAGGGTGGTTTTCCCCTTTGGATTCAAAGTGAACATAATTGCAGGGTTAATTTTGGGTGTTAGTTTGGTCATACTGGCTTTTCAGTGGCGGTTTTACATATCCTTCAGTAAAATGTTGCGTTGGATCCTGATACTGGTTGTCACACTGTGGCTTATTGAATTGGTGGATGTGTGGAGCATGTGTAGTCAGCCCATCTGTACAAAATGGAGCAGTGACATAACAAGGCTAGAACATGATAAAGGCAATAAAGCCAAACAGTTAGAAGGAGACCCTGTTGTTTTGCCAGATGTTATAATTACTTCACTTCCCGCTTCTGGggcagaaattttaaaacagctgtTTTACAACAGCAGTGACTTTTTATATATCAGGATACCGACACCCTATATTGAAATTCCTGAGACTGAATTTGAAATTGATTCCTTTGTAGATCCGTGTGAATGGAAGGTTTCTGATATCCAAAACGGTCATTTTCTTCTTATCCAAGGGTGGCTCCAGTCTCTAGTTCGAGGCACAAAGTTACATTTACAAAACATTCATTTATATGAAGCCAGCAGAAGTAAAATTGCTCAGCATTCTGCCATAAgcaaggacaaaaagaaaagatccaAAAAGAGAGAATCTCTGTCAGagcaaagaagcagagcaagAAGGAGTCAAGATAAAGATGCTGAATATATTAGGGAACTGAGAAGACAGCTTGTCTATTATCCTAATGCACGACCTGTGCTTAGTTTAAGCAGTGGGAGCTGGACATTAAAGCTTCCCTTCTTTCAGGAAATCCTAGGACCATCAATGAGAGCATTATATGTAGTAAGGGACCCACGGGCATGGATCTATTCAATGTTGTACAAAAATAAGCCAAGCCTTTACTCCTTGAAAAATATTCCACAACGCTTGGCTGCAATGTTTAAAGGGGAAAATGGTAAAGGAAAATGTAGTTTAAATGAAGGCTATGCCTTTGAATATGAGTCATTAAGAAAAGAACTTTCAAATTCTGATTCAAACGCTGTTTCCGTGTTGTCCTACTTATGGCtagcaaacacagcagcagcactgagaatAAACAGGGACTTGCAGCCAACCAATTATCAGTTGGTCAAGTTTGAAGATATTGTGAGCTTTCCTCAGAAGACGGCTGAAAcaatttttgcctttcttggtattcctcttcctcctgctagcTTAAACCAAATATTATTTGCCACCTCTACCAGTCTTTTCTATCTTCCTTATGAAGGGGAAATTTCACCAAGTAGCATTCAGGCCTGGAAACAAAACATGCCCAATGAAGAGATTAGACGGATTGAAGATATCTGTTGTTCTCTAATGGACCACTTAGGATACCCAAAGTTTATACAATAA